A genomic segment from Prochlorothrix hollandica PCC 9006 = CALU 1027 encodes:
- a CDS encoding transaldolase family protein produces the protein MRLFLDTADLSQWQTWLPTGLFYGVTTNPLLLERAGQPCTLQNLQTLIDQALNYGIQEVQVQTWGNTVAAMVATGLALATDPSNGFGTRLYPQLVIKVPITLGGTQAAAQLVAQGVRVTLTAVYAPHQIAIASALQATYAAPYLGRIQDQGGKGRETVATMQRMIDRTGSTTRLLVASVRQVSDITALATEGVGTFTLSPAIAAELFQVDATQAAAADFERAAIALAPGP, from the coding sequence ATGCGTTTATTTTTGGATACGGCGGATCTGAGTCAGTGGCAAACCTGGCTCCCCACGGGGTTATTTTATGGGGTCACCACCAATCCTCTGCTGTTGGAGCGGGCAGGACAGCCCTGCACCCTTCAGAATCTCCAGACCTTGATTGACCAAGCCCTCAATTACGGCATTCAAGAGGTACAAGTCCAAACCTGGGGAAACACGGTTGCTGCCATGGTGGCCACTGGCTTGGCCCTGGCGACGGATCCCAGCAATGGCTTTGGCACCCGTCTCTATCCCCAACTGGTAATTAAGGTGCCCATTACCCTGGGGGGAACCCAAGCCGCCGCCCAACTGGTCGCCCAGGGAGTCCGGGTCACCCTCACCGCTGTCTATGCGCCCCATCAAATCGCGATCGCCAGCGCCCTTCAGGCCACCTATGCAGCGCCCTATTTGGGACGGATTCAGGATCAGGGGGGCAAAGGCCGGGAAACTGTGGCTACGATGCAACGGATGATCGATCGCACCGGTAGCACCACGCGGTTATTGGTGGCCAGTGTCCGCCAGGTGTCTGATATTACTGCGTTAGCAACCGAAGGGGTAGGGACTTTTACGTTGTCTCCGGCGATCGCGGCTGAACTTTTCCAGGTGGACGCAACCCAAGCAGCGGCGGCAGATTTTGAGCGAGCGGCGATCGCCCTTGCCCCTGGTCCCTAA
- a CDS encoding Uma2 family endonuclease — protein sequence MVTTISPLQGLALGPIGEQRVCFRGLTWDAYQQIFQALPHRRGARLTYDRGTLEITMPLESHEFSLRLIEVFIRCLVFELGLKLKTMGSTTLNRQDLDRSSEPDCAYYIQNQPKVAGRRVDLATDPPPDLIVEVDITSTDIDKNCLYAALGVPELWRYNGRELSIYRLENGLYQNCDRSPTFPWIEKQCLYDFLAEAEQDEIEAEQNLREFVQQSLHQPDQIQQP from the coding sequence ATGGTAACCACCATCTCCCCGCTACAGGGACTGGCTCTAGGCCCGATCGGCGAACAACGGGTTTGTTTCCGGGGTTTGACTTGGGATGCCTATCAACAAATTTTTCAGGCTTTGCCCCACCGTCGCGGAGCACGACTGACCTACGATCGGGGAACCCTAGAAATTACCATGCCCCTAGAATCCCATGAATTCTCCCTACGACTGATTGAGGTTTTTATCCGTTGTCTCGTGTTTGAGCTAGGTCTAAAACTCAAAACCATGGGATCCACCACCCTGAACCGACAAGACTTAGATCGTAGCTCCGAACCAGACTGTGCCTATTACATTCAAAATCAGCCTAAGGTAGCCGGTCGTCGGGTTGATTTGGCCACCGATCCTCCCCCGGACTTGATCGTTGAAGTTGATATTACCTCCACTGACATTGATAAGAACTGCCTCTATGCTGCCCTAGGAGTACCAGAACTTTGGCGTTACAATGGCCGCGAGTTAAGCATTTATCGGTTAGAGAACGGTTTGTATCAGAATTGCGATCGCAGTCCAACGTTTCCCTGGATTGAAAAACAATGTTTATATGACTTCCTAGCAGAGGCTGAACAGGATGAAATCGAGGCTGAACAAAACCTAAGGGAATTTGTACAGCAGTCCTTGCATCAACCAGATCAGATACAGCAACCCTAA
- a CDS encoding glycoside hydrolase family 13 protein translates to MTIATPDWVKHAVFYQIFPDSFARMVPQHQQWLLDVPLQAWDAPPNVQEYKGGNLWGIISQLDYLQDLGFTALYLTPVFQSACNHRYHTHDYYQVDPLLGGNEALWSLRDELHRRGMRLVLDGVFNHASRGFFQFNDILEQGPHSPWIHWFEVENWPLSAYDGSLPAHYKSWVDNRALPQFNHRNPAVREYLMRVGEYWISQGMDGWRLDVPFCITEPGFWQEFRQRIKAVNPEAYITGEIFGDASAWLDGSQFDGVMNYPFGEATLAFVGGDRVQLQHLPQDGFRPTPPLDAAGYGDAIQTLLHRHPWTIQQTQLNLLDSHDVARVGSILGGDRPSLILALILLMTFPGAPCVFYGDEVGLMGVHEPDCRRGFPTPDQWDRSLQATYHTLIQVRHRLEALRTGTYEVLLTDGLVYGFGRSLGDRGAIVVINGDTAAQSFRLDLSPLADIAPGAWAGGAIAYGDENISGWDLQGSQITGTLAARSGLIYATP, encoded by the coding sequence ATGACGATCGCCACCCCCGACTGGGTTAAACACGCCGTTTTTTATCAAATCTTTCCCGACTCCTTTGCTCGCATGGTTCCCCAGCATCAGCAGTGGTTATTGGATGTCCCGCTCCAAGCCTGGGATGCCCCCCCCAATGTTCAAGAGTACAAAGGAGGCAATCTCTGGGGCATTATTTCCCAATTGGATTACCTACAAGACTTGGGGTTCACGGCCCTTTATCTTACCCCCGTGTTCCAGTCTGCCTGCAACCACCGTTACCACACCCACGACTATTACCAGGTGGATCCCCTCCTGGGGGGCAATGAAGCCCTCTGGTCCTTGCGAGATGAACTCCATCGACGGGGAATGCGCTTGGTTTTAGATGGGGTTTTTAACCATGCCAGCCGGGGATTTTTCCAGTTCAACGATATCTTAGAACAGGGTCCCCACTCCCCCTGGATCCACTGGTTTGAGGTGGAGAATTGGCCCCTATCGGCCTACGATGGTTCCCTCCCTGCCCATTACAAAAGCTGGGTTGATAATCGCGCTTTGCCCCAATTTAACCACCGCAATCCCGCCGTGCGTGAATACTTAATGCGGGTGGGGGAATATTGGATTAGCCAAGGCATGGATGGGTGGCGGTTAGATGTGCCCTTTTGTATCACTGAACCGGGGTTTTGGCAGGAATTTCGCCAACGCATTAAGGCGGTCAACCCAGAGGCTTATATTACCGGGGAAATCTTTGGGGATGCCAGTGCTTGGCTAGATGGCAGTCAGTTTGATGGAGTCATGAACTATCCCTTTGGGGAAGCAACATTGGCTTTTGTGGGGGGCGATCGCGTCCAACTTCAGCACCTACCCCAGGATGGCTTTCGCCCCACTCCCCCCTTGGATGCAGCGGGCTATGGTGACGCTATCCAAACCCTGCTCCACCGCCATCCCTGGACTATTCAACAAACCCAGTTAAACCTGCTGGACAGCCATGATGTGGCGCGGGTTGGGTCAATCTTGGGGGGCGATCGCCCCAGTCTGATCCTGGCCCTGATCCTGTTGATGACCTTTCCCGGTGCCCCCTGTGTTTTCTATGGGGATGAGGTGGGCCTGATGGGGGTCCATGAACCGGACTGTCGGCGGGGGTTCCCCACCCCAGACCAGTGGGATCGATCGCTGCAAGCCACCTATCACACCCTGATTCAGGTGCGCCATCGCCTGGAAGCCTTGCGCACCGGCACCTATGAGGTGCTGCTGACGGATGGTTTGGTCTATGGGTTTGGCCGCAGCTTGGGCGATCGGGGGGCGATCGTGGTGATCAATGGCGACACCGCAGCCCAATCCTTCCGCCTCGATCTGTCCCCCCTGGCCGATATCGCCCCTGGAGCCTGGGCTGGTGGGGCGATCGCCTATGGGGACGAGAACATCAGTGGCTGGGATCTCCAGGGTTCCCAGATCACCGGTACCCTCGCTGCCCGCAGTGGCCTGATCTACGCAACCCCGTAA
- a CDS encoding RNA-guided endonuclease InsQ/TnpB family protein produces MKVRYQYRIYPTLQQVKGLNQLFGCCRVVYNDALAIVRSVPQGEKWPSNAELQKLVITQAKKTAERKWLADVSVVPLQQSVQDLGAAFKNFFESRSGKRKGPKVGFPRFKKKLNQQSARFVRTGFSLKGNKLELAKLGRFKVKWSRPLPSEPSSVTIIRNTAGQYHASFVVEIGPINIEPLRPSIGVDLGIKTFAFLSTGDRVESPGYNRLDRKTRRFQRKLARQVKGSKRREKTRLRIAKLKLKTANIRKDFLHKTTTQLIHENQVVVLEDLAVKNMLGNRKLARAISQQGWGTARTMCEAKANRVNDREVRIISRWEPTSQICSDCGFRWGKVDLSVRSILCVSCGTEHDRDGNAAKNIEKSGLGLTQDSKWTKNGRKTRMSGNPTALSSQPYSEQLGLFA; encoded by the coding sequence ATGAAAGTACGATACCAGTACCGAATTTATCCGACACTGCAACAGGTCAAAGGGCTGAATCAGCTTTTTGGGTGTTGCCGAGTTGTGTACAACGATGCCCTGGCGATTGTGCGGTCAGTGCCGCAGGGCGAGAAATGGCCCAGCAATGCTGAACTGCAAAAGCTGGTGATCACTCAGGCTAAAAAGACGGCTGAACGGAAATGGTTGGCCGATGTGTCAGTCGTGCCCTTGCAGCAGTCGGTTCAGGATTTAGGTGCTGCCTTCAAGAACTTTTTCGAGAGCCGTAGCGGTAAACGAAAAGGGCCAAAGGTGGGCTTCCCTCGGTTCAAAAAGAAGCTGAACCAACAGTCGGCACGGTTTGTTCGGACGGGATTCTCCCTCAAGGGCAATAAGCTTGAACTGGCCAAGTTAGGCCGATTCAAGGTGAAGTGGTCAAGGCCACTGCCCTCTGAACCTAGCTCTGTGACCATTATCCGTAACACGGCTGGACAATACCATGCCAGCTTTGTAGTGGAGATTGGTCCCATCAACATTGAGCCACTACGGCCCTCAATTGGGGTGGATCTAGGCATCAAAACCTTTGCCTTTCTCAGCACAGGTGATCGGGTAGAATCCCCTGGATATAATCGGTTAGATCGAAAGACGCGACGGTTTCAGCGTAAGCTGGCCCGCCAAGTTAAAGGGTCTAAGCGTCGCGAAAAGACTAGGCTACGCATTGCAAAGCTGAAGCTAAAAACGGCCAATATCCGAAAAGACTTTCTCCACAAGACCACGACCCAGCTAATCCACGAAAATCAAGTGGTGGTGTTGGAGGATCTGGCGGTGAAGAATATGCTTGGTAATCGGAAGTTGGCACGGGCCATCAGTCAGCAGGGTTGGGGCACCGCACGAACCATGTGCGAGGCCAAGGCCAACAGGGTTAATGATCGAGAGGTCAGGATCATCAGTCGGTGGGAGCCAACCAGTCAGATCTGTTCTGATTGTGGCTTTCGGTGGGGCAAGGTTGATCTATCGGTTCGTTCCATCCTCTGTGTGAGTTGCGGAACTGAACATGATAGAGATGGTAATGCCGCCAAAAATATCGAAAAGTCTGGGTTGGGGCTAACCCAAGACTCTAAATGGACAAAGAACGGGCGTAAGACCAGGATGTCTGGCAATCCGACTGCTTTGTCTAGCCAGCCGTACAGCGAACAGCTTGGACTATTCGCCTAG
- the rppA gene encoding two-component system response regulator RppA — translation MADDYLILLVDDEPELTAPLSRVLQREGYGVDVAQDGEEGYQLAQVHPYQLLILDWMLPGCSGVEVCRRLRAKGQVTPVLFLTAKDTLDDRVLGLDAGADDYLVKPFELRELLARVRALLRRSASDIPLSTPAAPVTLACDRLTVEDLILEGENQVAYRGDRIIALSEKESQLLAYLMEHAGQLLTHRQILDDLWGKAHQPHSNVLAAQIRLLRRKIEAPHEGTLIHTVYGKGYRFGS, via the coding sequence ATGGCCGACGACTATCTGATCTTATTAGTGGATGATGAACCGGAGCTAACAGCCCCCCTGAGTCGGGTTTTGCAGCGGGAGGGCTATGGGGTGGATGTGGCCCAGGATGGAGAAGAGGGCTACCAATTGGCCCAGGTTCATCCCTATCAGTTGCTGATTTTGGATTGGATGTTACCGGGATGTTCGGGGGTGGAAGTGTGCCGACGGTTGCGGGCCAAGGGACAGGTTACGCCAGTCCTGTTTTTAACGGCCAAAGATACCCTGGACGATCGAGTCTTGGGGCTGGATGCGGGGGCTGATGATTATCTGGTCAAACCCTTTGAACTGCGGGAATTGCTGGCACGGGTGCGGGCGTTGTTGCGGCGATCGGCATCGGACATCCCTCTATCAACGCCTGCTGCCCCGGTAACCCTAGCTTGCGATCGTCTGACCGTTGAAGATTTGATACTAGAGGGGGAAAATCAGGTGGCCTATCGGGGCGATCGGATCATTGCCCTCTCGGAAAAGGAAAGCCAACTGCTGGCCTACCTGATGGAACATGCGGGTCAACTGCTGACCCACCGCCAAATTCTGGATGATCTCTGGGGCAAAGCCCATCAACCCCACAGCAACGTTTTAGCAGCCCAGATCCGTCTGCTACGGCGCAAAATCGAAGCCCCCCACGAAGGCACCCTCATCCACACCGTTTACGGCAAAGGCTATCGATTTGGGTCATAA
- a CDS encoding YlqD family protein — MDVGTTGLLLKRAVVIKAVVTPRWKDEAQQQLQGQINQLDGQLQQLEMQGQRMISEIQRQSVQPGSPQVIQQVDNVQIQVNQKKSELLEQKNKILQQLQQVQTLEMEQEVNQGQIDSFCKVNMGDNLVQKMQVEILLRDGIVEKIRGEL, encoded by the coding sequence ATGGATGTAGGAACGACCGGTTTACTTTTGAAACGCGCTGTTGTCATCAAGGCAGTGGTCACACCCCGTTGGAAAGACGAAGCCCAACAGCAGTTGCAAGGCCAAATTAACCAATTGGATGGGCAGCTACAGCAGTTGGAAATGCAAGGGCAGCGCATGATTTCGGAAATCCAGCGCCAAAGTGTCCAGCCCGGTAGCCCCCAGGTGATTCAGCAGGTGGATAATGTCCAAATCCAGGTGAATCAAAAGAAATCTGAATTACTGGAACAGAAAAACAAAATTCTGCAACAACTCCAGCAGGTGCAAACCTTGGAGATGGAACAGGAAGTCAATCAGGGCCAAATTGACAGTTTTTGTAAGGTGAATATGGGGGACAATCTCGTCCAAAAAATGCAGGTGGAAATCCTCCTGCGGGATGGCATTGTCGAAAAGATTCGTGGCGAACTGTAA
- a CDS encoding AMP-binding protein: MIASTPSTPSPWTLSDRDRAYLARLVDYSAVQCLPEIWPIAAQYFTNIVALQAPHLKPAFQLTYGELAQQIQTFAAGLQSLGIHSTPADILPQRIALFADNSPRWFIADQGMMTAGTANAVRSHQADRDELLYILSHSEAVGLVVENQATLKKLQSHLDPSSLKFILLLTDETPIPLPGTEVLNFSQLLERGQGYTLQPVIQHRGTLATLIYTSGTTGQPKGVMLSHGNLLHQITTAGTIVQPEVGDKALSILPTWHSYERSVEYFLLSQGCTQIYTSIRQVKKDLKTYAPEFMVSVPRIWESVYEGAQQQFQSQPDRKRKLIATCFGLSETFIKAKRTWQRHNLEQWQPNPLAQLKAGLQALALWPLHGLATQLIYKQVKAATGGNLKQVISGGGSLAPHLELFYEIVGIDLLVGYGLTETAPILSARRSWRNVRGSSGLLMPGTELKVVDLETRHPLPPHQRGLVLAKGPQVMQGYFQNPEATAKAIDGQDWFDTGDLGYVTAQGDVVLTGRAKDTIVLSNGENIEPQPIEDACLRSPYVDQIMLLGQDEKALAALVVPNVANLRAWATSQNLALDLPETLDTPPTADQIAALNGDAVVALLRQELAREVKDRPSYRPDDRINTFQVLSEPFTMTNGLLTQTLKVRRPLVQERYQDLIRDLFSR, translated from the coding sequence ATGATTGCCAGTACCCCATCGACTCCATCCCCCTGGACCCTCAGCGATCGCGATCGCGCCTATTTAGCCCGCTTGGTGGACTATAGCGCCGTCCAATGCTTGCCCGAAATTTGGCCGATCGCCGCCCAATATTTCACCAACATCGTTGCTCTCCAGGCTCCCCACCTCAAGCCTGCCTTCCAACTGACCTATGGGGAGTTGGCCCAACAGATTCAGACCTTTGCTGCCGGTTTGCAATCCCTGGGCATCCACAGCACCCCCGCCGACATCCTGCCCCAACGCATCGCCCTCTTTGCCGATAACAGTCCCCGCTGGTTCATTGCCGATCAGGGCATGATGACCGCTGGAACGGCCAATGCTGTGCGCAGTCACCAGGCCGATCGCGACGAGCTTCTCTATATTCTTAGCCACAGTGAAGCCGTGGGCCTCGTGGTGGAAAACCAGGCCACCCTCAAAAAACTCCAAAGCCATCTCGATCCCTCCAGCCTCAAATTCATTCTCCTGCTCACCGACGAAACCCCCATCCCCCTACCGGGCACCGAGGTGTTGAACTTTAGCCAACTGCTGGAGAGGGGGCAGGGTTACACTCTCCAGCCGGTGATCCAACATCGGGGTACCCTGGCCACCTTGATCTACACCTCCGGGACCACGGGCCAACCCAAAGGGGTGATGCTGAGCCATGGCAACCTGCTGCACCAGATCACCACAGCGGGCACCATTGTCCAGCCGGAAGTGGGGGACAAAGCCCTGAGCATTTTGCCCACTTGGCATTCCTACGAGCGATCGGTGGAATACTTTCTTCTGTCCCAGGGCTGCACCCAGATCTACACCAGCATTCGCCAGGTCAAAAAAGACCTTAAAACCTATGCCCCTGAATTTATGGTCAGTGTGCCCCGCATTTGGGAATCGGTCTATGAAGGGGCACAGCAACAGTTCCAAAGTCAGCCGGACCGCAAGCGGAAACTGATTGCTACCTGTTTTGGTCTCAGCGAAACCTTCATTAAAGCCAAGCGCACCTGGCAACGCCACAACCTGGAGCAGTGGCAACCGAACCCCCTCGCCCAACTGAAGGCCGGTCTGCAAGCCTTGGCGCTGTGGCCCCTCCATGGTCTGGCCACCCAGTTGATTTACAAGCAGGTCAAAGCGGCCACGGGGGGTAACCTGAAGCAGGTCATTAGTGGCGGCGGTTCCCTGGCTCCCCACTTGGAACTGTTTTATGAAATTGTCGGCATTGATCTGTTGGTGGGCTATGGGCTGACGGAAACGGCCCCCATTCTCTCGGCCCGCCGCAGTTGGCGGAATGTGCGGGGATCCTCAGGGCTGCTGATGCCGGGGACGGAACTCAAGGTGGTGGATTTGGAAACCCGCCACCCTCTGCCCCCCCACCAGCGCGGTCTTGTCTTGGCCAAGGGTCCCCAGGTGATGCAGGGTTATTTCCAGAACCCGGAGGCCACGGCTAAGGCGATCGATGGCCAAGATTGGTTTGATACGGGGGATTTGGGCTATGTGACGGCCCAAGGGGATGTGGTGTTGACGGGGCGAGCCAAGGACACCATTGTGCTCAGTAATGGGGAAAATATTGAACCCCAGCCCATTGAGGATGCCTGTTTGCGCAGTCCCTATGTCGATCAGATCATGCTTTTGGGTCAGGATGAAAAAGCGTTAGCGGCCCTGGTGGTGCCCAATGTGGCTAATTTACGGGCCTGGGCCACTAGCCAGAATCTGGCCCTCGATCTACCGGAAACCCTGGATACTCCCCCCACGGCTGACCAGATCGCAGCCCTCAATGGGGACGCGGTGGTGGCCCTTCTGCGCCAGGAACTGGCCCGCGAAGTCAAGGATCGACCGAGCTACCGACCCGACGATCGCATTAATACTTTTCAGGTGTTATCCGAGCCGTTTACCATGACCAATGGCCTGTTAACCCAGACCCTGAAGGTGCGCCGTCCCCTGGTGCAGGAACGCTACCAGGATCTGATTCGGGATCTGTTTTCCCGGTAG
- a CDS encoding glycosyltransferase family 2 protein yields the protein MAALALMGNLSLTLLSLGLLVLTLILLLQVMAALIPGRIPLPVPRVGGAALTPLGWEQLRVAVLVPAHNEALLIQDTLAAIAPQLKAQDTLLVVADNCDDATAALGREAGSTVLERWDPDRRGKGYALDYGLQWLQAQPPDVLVVVDADCHCHPGSLAAIALAAHTCNRPIQALYRLETPPNPSLKDLISAFAMTVKNAVRMRGMARLGLPCPLGGTGMAFPWSALGRVSLASGHIVEDMKLGIDLAIAGYPPLFYGSAQVSGSFPQEAAASTSQRTRWEHGHLQLLRDYTPLLVRAALQQKRLDLGMMALDLAIPPLSLLVLLWGGLVALAAVSWAVGGSLWPLVLGAIAGLTLLGAIAAAWVGFARRELPLHKLLAIPLYILWKIPLYFKFLIKPQSQWVRTQRDAPDDSKGS from the coding sequence ATGGCTGCATTGGCCTTGATGGGGAACCTGAGCTTGACCCTCCTCAGTTTAGGGCTGTTGGTTCTCACGTTGATCTTGCTGTTGCAAGTGATGGCGGCTCTGATTCCAGGGCGAATTCCGTTACCGGTGCCGAGGGTTGGGGGAGCTGCCCTTACGCCCCTAGGCTGGGAACAACTGCGGGTGGCGGTGCTAGTGCCGGCCCACAATGAAGCGCTGTTGATCCAAGACACCTTGGCGGCGATCGCGCCCCAACTCAAGGCCCAGGATACCTTGCTGGTGGTGGCGGACAACTGCGACGATGCCACCGCTGCCCTAGGGCGAGAAGCCGGGTCCACGGTGCTGGAACGCTGGGATCCCGATCGCCGGGGCAAAGGGTACGCCCTCGACTATGGTCTTCAGTGGCTCCAAGCCCAGCCCCCCGATGTGCTGGTGGTGGTGGATGCAGATTGTCACTGTCACCCCGGATCCCTGGCGGCGATCGCCCTGGCGGCCCACACCTGTAATCGCCCCATCCAAGCGTTGTATCGCCTGGAGACTCCCCCCAACCCCAGCCTGAAAGATTTGATTTCTGCCTTTGCCATGACCGTGAAAAACGCCGTGCGGATGCGGGGTATGGCCCGATTGGGGTTGCCGTGTCCCTTGGGGGGGACGGGCATGGCCTTCCCCTGGTCCGCCTTAGGTCGTGTCAGTTTGGCCAGTGGCCATATTGTGGAAGATATGAAGTTGGGAATTGATTTAGCCATTGCTGGCTATCCTCCCCTGTTCTATGGCAGTGCCCAGGTTAGCGGATCCTTCCCCCAGGAAGCCGCCGCCAGCACCAGCCAGCGCACCCGTTGGGAACATGGCCATTTGCAACTGTTGCGGGACTATACCCCCCTATTAGTCCGGGCTGCATTGCAGCAAAAACGTCTGGATTTAGGGATGATGGCCCTGGATCTGGCGATTCCACCCCTATCCCTGTTGGTGTTGCTGTGGGGCGGGTTGGTGGCCTTAGCAGCAGTCAGTTGGGCGGTGGGGGGATCCCTGTGGCCCCTGGTGTTGGGGGCGATCGCCGGGTTGACCTTATTGGGGGCGATCGCGGCTGCCTGGGTTGGGTTTGCCCGCCGGGAGTTGCCCTTGCATAAGCTGCTGGCCATTCCCCTCTATATTCTCTGGAAAATCCCCCTCTATTTTAAGTTCCTGATCAAGCCCCAATCCCAGTGGGTCAGGACCCAACGGGATGCCCCCGACGATTCTAAGGGTTCTTAA
- a CDS encoding polysaccharide biosynthesis/export family protein: protein MWVLGEVNTQGEVSVPPQSSLSEALAIAGGPTVDARLGHVTLLRLQDDGTVEERQIDLKDYRNSEQVQAGDIIIVSKRFLPRFVGWTQRITDSITTPLSLFQLLNDLLTGSSDNNNN from the coding sequence ATGTGGGTTTTAGGGGAAGTTAATACCCAAGGCGAAGTATCCGTTCCTCCCCAGAGTTCCCTGTCCGAAGCCCTAGCCATTGCAGGGGGTCCAACGGTGGACGCTCGTCTGGGCCATGTCACCTTACTCCGGCTTCAGGATGATGGCACCGTGGAGGAGCGGCAGATTGATCTCAAGGACTACCGCAACAGCGAACAAGTCCAAGCCGGGGATATTATCATCGTGTCCAAGCGTTTTCTGCCTCGGTTTGTGGGCTGGACCCAGCGGATCACGGATTCCATTACCACGCCCTTAAGTCTGTTTCAGCTTCTTAATGACCTCTTAACGGGTTCCAGCGATAACAACAATAATTAG
- a CDS encoding polysaccharide biosynthesis/export family protein produces the protein MIFPHLPLNPHYPVLPWLRSLAFTGILVATMGGNDLGLAQSSRSPLPMLEGSPAIEVYPNSNPANPANPANPANPANPSPTNLNLELDRPSSAVPGAAVTDVDPAFTAIPRSNYLLGPGDGLNLTVIGYPEFSNQQIVLPDGTISLPLVGSLVVQGYTLDEVNQTLTQALQVYLVNPVVSLSVNGQRPLTLTVAGEVNRPGPLRLDGTTPVPLSQALIEAGGVRQTANISRIAVRRALPQGQEQTQVVDLWTTIQAEATDQGIMLRDGDSIFVPKLTEADVLDRRLIARSSLAPTEIQVRFLAHIQQVSKINRKLREPRARGG, from the coding sequence ATGATTTTTCCTCACCTACCCCTGAATCCCCATTACCCTGTCTTGCCCTGGCTGCGATCGCTGGCGTTCACGGGAATCCTGGTGGCGACCATGGGGGGCAATGACCTGGGGCTGGCCCAGTCTTCTCGCTCCCCTCTCCCCATGCTGGAGGGTTCCCCGGCGATCGAGGTCTACCCGAATTCCAACCCTGCCAACCCTGCCAACCCTGCCAACCCTGCCAACCCTGCCAACCCTAGTCCCACCAACCTCAACCTAGAGTTGGATCGCCCGTCTTCTGCCGTTCCCGGTGCAGCCGTCACGGATGTCGATCCCGCCTTCACCGCCATTCCTCGATCTAACTACCTCCTCGGACCTGGGGATGGTCTCAACCTCACCGTCATTGGTTACCCCGAATTCAGTAACCAGCAAATTGTTTTGCCCGACGGCACCATTAGTCTACCCCTGGTGGGATCCCTGGTCGTACAGGGGTACACCCTGGATGAGGTTAATCAGACCCTAACCCAAGCCTTACAAGTGTACTTGGTGAACCCCGTCGTTAGTCTCAGTGTCAATGGCCAGCGCCCCCTCACCCTGACCGTGGCGGGGGAAGTTAACCGCCCTGGACCGCTGCGGTTGGATGGAACCACCCCGGTTCCTCTGTCCCAAGCCCTGATCGAGGCGGGGGGGGTGCGCCAGACCGCCAATATTAGCCGCATTGCGGTGCGCCGTGCTTTGCCCCAGGGTCAGGAGCAGACCCAGGTGGTGGATCTGTGGACCACCATCCAGGCCGAGGCCACGGATCAAGGGATAATGCTGCGGGATGGGGATTCGATTTTTGTGCCCAAGTTGACGGAGGCGGATGTGCTCGATCGTCGCCTCATTGCCCGATCGAGCCTTGCCCCCACGGAAATCCAGGTGCGCTTTTTAGCCCACATTCAGCAGGTTTCTAAGATAAACAGAAAATTAAGGGAACCCAGAGCCAGAGGGGGATAG